The following proteins are encoded in a genomic region of Anguilla anguilla isolate fAngAng1 chromosome 15, fAngAng1.pri, whole genome shotgun sequence:
- the LOC118214631 gene encoding small membrane A-kinase anchor protein-like, protein MGCIKSKRSRRAEDTKPTAKADRPPSQQAGEKAALVASETGPGRDSPKIDPVLLDYAQRLSEEIVARAVQQWAEVDSRYGDIPYIECDLP, encoded by the coding sequence ATGGGATGCATCAAGTCCAAGCGCAGCAGGCGGGCCGAGGACACCAAGCCCACCGCGAAGGCCGACCGGCCGCCGAGCCAACAGGCGGGCGAGAAGGCAGCCCTGGTCGCCTCGGAGACGGGGCCGGGCCGGGACTCCCCCAAAATCGACCCGGTGCTGCTGGACTACGCCCAGCGGCTGTCGGAGGAGATCGTGGCGCGGGCGGTGCAGCAGTGGGCGGAGGTAGACAGTCGCTACGGCGACATCCCCTACATCGAGTGCGACCTGCCCTGA